A single window of Cheilinus undulatus linkage group 12, ASM1832078v1, whole genome shotgun sequence DNA harbors:
- the LOC121518560 gene encoding phosphatidylinositol-binding clathrin assembly protein-like isoform X2 → MSGQSLTDRIAAAQHSMTGSAISKAVCKATTHEVSGPKKKHLDYLIHCTNELNVSIPHLADTLLERTTSNSWIVVFKALITTHHLMMYGNERLMQYLASRNTLFNLNNFLDKAALQGYNMSTFIRRYSRYLNEKAMSYRLAAVDFTKMKRGADGVMRTMNTEKLIKTLPIIQNQLDALLDFQPNSNELTNGVINTAFMLLFKDSIRLFAAYNEGVINMLEKYFDMKKNQCKEALEIYKTFLNRMTKLSEFLKVAEAPSSLLEALEQHLASLEGRKLKDLSAASRSSTLSSTVSSLSSTGISLSRMDDKTDDNRLQQHKEDGHKVIDIQTPNASPSTQSVGSANSSGGATDLFSNSPIVPVNNHVPNLTSELFTLQPNFTPIQTTHTVPNNNNAWGGDLLKPAPPTQIHSPGAHLHSGKMLPNDLDSSLANLVGNLQFGGTPAKKPELQWSQLVEKKPTGGSGWQSKTMCTSTNWTHTTHPMAPAPMPVPQMNGMIYTGYAPAPVAFPMTTPQVPVYGMLPPQMSHQMGGVPMMPPQPVMYNQPVLRPTNPFGPIPGTQMHFM, encoded by the exons ATGTCGGGACAGTCTTTGACGGACCGGATCGCCGCCGCGCAGCACAGCATGACCGGGTCTGCCATCAGCAAAGCCGTCTGCAAGGCCACGACGCATGAAGTCAGCGGACCCAAGAAGAAGCACCTTGACT acctGATCCACTGCACCAATGAGCTGAACGTCAGCATCCCCCACCTGGCAGACACACTGCTGGAGCGCACAACGAGCAACAGCTGGATAGTTGTTTTCAAAGCGCTAATCACCACACACCACCTCATGATGTATGGCAACGAG AGATTGATGCAGTACCTTGCCTCCAGAAACACTCTTTTCAACCTCAACAACTTTCTAGATAAGGCTGCACTACAAG GTTACAACATGTCAACTTTCATCAGACGCTACAGCCGCTACCTGAATGAAAAAGCCATGTCGTACAGACTAGCAGCGGTGGACTTCACCAAGATGAAGAGAGG AGCTGACGGTGTGATGCGCACCATGAACACAGAGAAGCTGATTAAGACTCTGCCTATCATCCAGAACCAGCTGGATGCACTGCTTGATTTCCAG CCAAACTCTAATGAGCTGACCAATGGAGTGATAAACACAGCTTTCATGTTGCTGTTTAAAGACTCCATACGGCTCTTTGCTGCTTACAATGAAGGAGTGATCAACATGCTAG AAAAATACTTTGATATGAAGAAGAACCAGTGTAAAGAAGCTTTGGAGATCTACAAGACTTTCCTCAACAGGATGACCAAACTGTCTGAGTTTCTCAAAGTGGCAGAG GCACCCAGCTCCCTCTTGGAGGCTCTGGAGCAGCATTTAGCCTCTCTAGAGGGCAGGAAGCTTAAGGACCTCTCTGCTGCCAGCAG ATCCAGCACCTTGTCCAGTACGGTATCCTCTCTCTCCAGCACTGGGATCTCTCTCAGCCGTATGGACGACAAGACAGATGACAACAGACTGCAGCAACACAAG GAAGACGGTCACAAGGTGATTGACATTCAAACACCCAATGCGTCACCCAGCACCCAATCAGTGGGAAGTGCCAACAGCAGTGGAGGGGCGACAGATCTCTTCTCTAACTCACCAATTGTACCCGTCAACAACCA TGTGCCAAACCTGACCAGTGAGCTGTTCACCCTGCAGCCTAACTTCACCCCCATCCAGACCACACACACTGTGCCCAACAATAACAATGCCTGGGGAG GTGACCTGCTAAAGCCAGCCCCACCTACTCAAATTCACAGCCCTGGAGCCCATTTGCACTCTGGGAAAATGCTGCCCAATGATTTGGACTCTTCATTAGCCAACCTGGTTGGCA aCCTTCAATTTGGAGGAACGCCAGCCAAAAa GCCAGAGCTCCAGTGGAGTCAGCTTGTAGAAAAGAAGCCCACAGGAGGAAGTGGCTGGCAGTCAAAGACTATGTGCACCAGCACCAACTGGACTCACACCACCCATCCCATGGCACCTGCACCCATGCCCGTCCCACAGATG AACGGGATGATCTATACTGGCTAT GCTCCAGCACCAGTGGCTTTTCCTATGACGACACCTCAAGTGCCTGTGTATGGAATG CTCCCTCCTCAGATGAGTCATCAGATGGGGGGAGTTCCTATGATGCCCCCTCAGCCTGTCATGTACAACCAGCCTGTCCTGAGACCCACCAATCCCTTTGGACCCATCCCAGGGACACAg ATGCACTTCATGTAG
- the LOC121518560 gene encoding phosphatidylinositol-binding clathrin assembly protein-like isoform X1 produces the protein MSGQSLTDRIAAAQHSMTGSAISKAVCKATTHEVSGPKKKHLDYLIHCTNELNVSIPHLADTLLERTTSNSWIVVFKALITTHHLMMYGNERLMQYLASRNTLFNLNNFLDKAALQGYNMSTFIRRYSRYLNEKAMSYRLAAVDFTKMKRGADGVMRTMNTEKLIKTLPIIQNQLDALLDFQPNSNELTNGVINTAFMLLFKDSIRLFAAYNEGVINMLEKYFDMKKNQCKEALEIYKTFLNRMTKLSEFLKVAERVGIDQGDSPDLTQAPSSLLEALEQHLASLEGRKLKDLSAASRSSTLSSTVSSLSSTGISLSRMDDKTDDNRLQQHKEDGHKVIDIQTPNASPSTQSVGSANSSGGATDLFSNSPIVPVNNHVPNLTSELFTLQPNFTPIQTTHTVPNNNNAWGGDLLKPAPPTQIHSPGAHLHSGKMLPNDLDSSLANLVGNLQFGGTPAKKPELQWSQLVEKKPTGGSGWQSKTMCTSTNWTHTTHPMAPAPMPVPQMNGMIYTGYAPAPVAFPMTTPQVPVYGMLPPQMSHQMGGVPMMPPQPVMYNQPVLRPTNPFGPIPGTQMHFM, from the exons ATGTCGGGACAGTCTTTGACGGACCGGATCGCCGCCGCGCAGCACAGCATGACCGGGTCTGCCATCAGCAAAGCCGTCTGCAAGGCCACGACGCATGAAGTCAGCGGACCCAAGAAGAAGCACCTTGACT acctGATCCACTGCACCAATGAGCTGAACGTCAGCATCCCCCACCTGGCAGACACACTGCTGGAGCGCACAACGAGCAACAGCTGGATAGTTGTTTTCAAAGCGCTAATCACCACACACCACCTCATGATGTATGGCAACGAG AGATTGATGCAGTACCTTGCCTCCAGAAACACTCTTTTCAACCTCAACAACTTTCTAGATAAGGCTGCACTACAAG GTTACAACATGTCAACTTTCATCAGACGCTACAGCCGCTACCTGAATGAAAAAGCCATGTCGTACAGACTAGCAGCGGTGGACTTCACCAAGATGAAGAGAGG AGCTGACGGTGTGATGCGCACCATGAACACAGAGAAGCTGATTAAGACTCTGCCTATCATCCAGAACCAGCTGGATGCACTGCTTGATTTCCAG CCAAACTCTAATGAGCTGACCAATGGAGTGATAAACACAGCTTTCATGTTGCTGTTTAAAGACTCCATACGGCTCTTTGCTGCTTACAATGAAGGAGTGATCAACATGCTAG AAAAATACTTTGATATGAAGAAGAACCAGTGTAAAGAAGCTTTGGAGATCTACAAGACTTTCCTCAACAGGATGACCAAACTGTCTGAGTTTCTCAAAGTGGCAGAG CGAGTTGGGATAGATCAGGGCGACAGCCCCGATCTCACACAG GCACCCAGCTCCCTCTTGGAGGCTCTGGAGCAGCATTTAGCCTCTCTAGAGGGCAGGAAGCTTAAGGACCTCTCTGCTGCCAGCAG ATCCAGCACCTTGTCCAGTACGGTATCCTCTCTCTCCAGCACTGGGATCTCTCTCAGCCGTATGGACGACAAGACAGATGACAACAGACTGCAGCAACACAAG GAAGACGGTCACAAGGTGATTGACATTCAAACACCCAATGCGTCACCCAGCACCCAATCAGTGGGAAGTGCCAACAGCAGTGGAGGGGCGACAGATCTCTTCTCTAACTCACCAATTGTACCCGTCAACAACCA TGTGCCAAACCTGACCAGTGAGCTGTTCACCCTGCAGCCTAACTTCACCCCCATCCAGACCACACACACTGTGCCCAACAATAACAATGCCTGGGGAG GTGACCTGCTAAAGCCAGCCCCACCTACTCAAATTCACAGCCCTGGAGCCCATTTGCACTCTGGGAAAATGCTGCCCAATGATTTGGACTCTTCATTAGCCAACCTGGTTGGCA aCCTTCAATTTGGAGGAACGCCAGCCAAAAa GCCAGAGCTCCAGTGGAGTCAGCTTGTAGAAAAGAAGCCCACAGGAGGAAGTGGCTGGCAGTCAAAGACTATGTGCACCAGCACCAACTGGACTCACACCACCCATCCCATGGCACCTGCACCCATGCCCGTCCCACAGATG AACGGGATGATCTATACTGGCTAT GCTCCAGCACCAGTGGCTTTTCCTATGACGACACCTCAAGTGCCTGTGTATGGAATG CTCCCTCCTCAGATGAGTCATCAGATGGGGGGAGTTCCTATGATGCCCCCTCAGCCTGTCATGTACAACCAGCCTGTCCTGAGACCCACCAATCCCTTTGGACCCATCCCAGGGACACAg ATGCACTTCATGTAG